Proteins encoded by one window of Arabidopsis thaliana chromosome 2, partial sequence:
- a CDS encoding 18S pre-ribosomal assembly protein gar2-like protein — protein sequence MRADNDHALGNSIEICKDESKPHQCLDENWEDAELKVPENGKNNNNVCELFYDTRSGEEWENEAGKKVRDTSHDCDANVDSPEKKDPVFYMDKNVTACDLPEIVVCYKENTYHIVKDICVDEGVPVQEKFLFGEKDSVKSSSTEDLMKADKTNVNPSETKSAEDSISKVDDSEFCNDHKTDRDVEESSGEDFADAEGTSSNYNQEHLIVTEEVKASPTHGLSPSEIEPDENSKDEVAISQDNDSKECLTLGDILSREDEQKSLNQDNISSDSHEEQSPSQLQDKEKRSLETTAIETELEKTEEPKQGEEKLSSVSTTTSQEPNKTCNEPEKPETENHHQQNCLVENSYEDDKFSSSRFGETSFSAADSVSISGHITYSGPIAYSGSLSVRSDASTTSGRSFAFPILQSEWNSSPVRMAKADKRRQKGGWRHTLLCCRFS from the exons ATGAGAGCAG ATAATGATCACGCGCTTGGTAACTCGATAGAGATTTGTAAAGATGAATCTAAGCCGCATCAATGTCTTGATGAGAATTGGGAAGATGCAGAGCTAAAGGTCCCGGAAAATgggaagaacaacaacaatgtgTGTGAGTTGTTCTATGATACAagaagtggtgaagaatggGAGAATGAGGCCGGAAAGAAAGTTCGAGATACTAGTCATGATTGTGATGCTAATGTGGATTCTCCTGAGAAAAAGGATCCGGTTTTCTATATGGACAAGAATGTTACGGCCTGTGATTTACCTGAGATTGTTGTTTGTTACAAGGAGAATACTTACCATATCGTCAAAGATATATGTGTCGATGAAGGTGTGCCTGTTCAGGAGAAGTTCTTATTTGGTGAGAAGGATTCTGTCAAGTCTAGCTCAACAGAGGATTTGATGAAAGCAGACAAAACAAATGTGAATCCATCAGAAACTAAGTCTGCGGAAGACAGCATCAGTAAGGTTGATGATTCTGAGTTTTGTAACGATCATAAGACAGACAGAGATGTTGAAGAATCTTCAGGAGAAGATTTTGCTGATGCTGAAGGTACTTCTAGCAATTACAATCAAGAGCATTTGATTGTGACAGAGGAAGTCAAGGCTTCACCAACACATGGGCTAAGTCCCTCTGAAATTGAACCTGATGAGAATTCAAAGGACGAAGTGGCTATATCACAGGATAATGACTCAAAGGAATGTTTAACATTGGGAGATATTCTATCAAGGGAAGATGAACAAAAATCTCTCAACCAAGACAACATTAGCAGCGATAGTCATGAAGAACAATCTCCTTCTCAGCTTCAG gataaggaaaaaagaagcttaGAAACCACAGCTATCGAAACAGAGcttgagaaaacagaggagcCAAAACAAGGAGAGGAGAagctttcctctgtttctacaACGACCTCtcaagaaccaaacaaaacttgcaACGAACCTGAAAAGCCTGAAACTgagaatcatcatcagcaaAACTGTTTAGTGGAAAACTCTTACGAAGACGATAAATTTTCTTCAAGCAGATTTGGAGAGACGAGTTTCTCTGCAGCAGATTCAGTTTCAATATCAGGTCATATAACATACTCAGGACCAATTGCATACTCTGGAAGCCTCTCTGTTCGATCAGATGCAAGCACAACGAGTGGAAGATCCTTTGCTTTCCCAAT ATTGCAATCAGAATGGAACAGTAGTCCTGTAAGAATGGCGAAAGCTGataaaagaagacaaaaaggaGGATGGAGACACACTCTTCTCTGCTGTAGATTCTCTTGA
- the NMD3 gene encoding nonsense-mediated mRNA decay NMD3 family protein (nonsense-mediated mRNA decay NMD3 family protein; CONTAINS InterPro DOMAIN/s: NMD3 (InterPro:IPR007064); Has 480 Blast hits to 466 proteins in 217 species: Archae - 17; Bacteria - 0; Metazoa - 145; Fungi - 138; Plants - 63; Viruses - 0; Other Eukaryotes - 117 (source: NCBI BLink).): MSVMDESGMFNVQQTIGSVLCCKCGVPMAPNAANMCVNCLRSEVDITEGLQKSIQIFYCPECTCYLQPPKTWIKCQWESKELLTFCIKRLKNLNKVKLKNAEFVWTEPHSKRIKVKLTVQAEVLNGAVLEQSYPVEYTVRDNLCESCSRFQANPDQWVASIQLRQHVSHRRTFFYLEQLILRHDAASRAIRIQQVDQGIDFFFGNKSHANSFVEFLRKVVPIEYRQDQQLVSHDVKSSLYNYKYTYSVKICPVCREDLVCLPSKVASGLGNLGPLVVCTKVSDNITLLDPRTLRCAFLDARQYWRSGFRSALTSRQLVKYFVFDVEPPVGEATVGGQKYALSYVQIARESDIGKMFYVQTHLGHILKPGDQALGYDIYGANVNDNEMEKYRLSVKNGLPEAILIKKCYEEQRERKQKKSRNWKLKSLPMEMDDSRGRVDPEKTDKEYEEFLRDLEENPELRFNISLYRDKDYQASETASMTDGEGAPSVPIEELLADLDLSFEEEDDDDEDDMAAE; the protein is encoded by the coding sequence ATGTCAGTAATGGATGAATCAGGCATGTTTAACGTTCAACAAACCATTGGAAGTGTATTGTGTTGCAAGTGTGGTGTTCCCATGGCACCAAACGCAGCCAACATGTGTGTGAATTGTCTTCGTTCCGAAGTCGATATCACCGAAGGTTTACAGAAGAGTATTCAGATCTTCTATTGCCCTGAATGCACTTGTTACTTACAGCCACCAAAGACTTGGATCAAATGTCAATGGGAATCTAAAGAGCTTTTGACATTTTGTATCAAGAGGTTGAAGAATCTCAATAAGGTTAAGCTGAAGAACGCTGAATTCGTTTGGACTGAGCCTCATTCCAAGAGGATTAAGGTTAAGTTGACTGTTCAAGCTGAGGTTCTTAATGGTGCTGTTCTTGAACAGTCTTATCCTGTTGAGTATACGGTTAGGGATAATCTGTGCGAGTCGTGTTCGAGGTTTCAGGCTAATCCTGATCAGTGGGTTGCTTCTATTCAGCTTAGGCAGCATGTTTCGCATAGGAGGACTTTCTTTTATCTCGAACAGTTGATTCTTAGGCACGATGCTGCTTCACGTGCCATTAGAATCCAGCAGGTGGATCAGGggattgatttcttctttggGAATAAAAGTCATGCTAATAGCTTTGTGGAGTTTCTGAGGAAAGTTGTCCCCATTGAATACCGTCAGGACCAACAGCTGGTGTCTCATGATGTGAAAAGCAGTTTGTACAACTATAAGTACACTTACTCTGTTAAGATCTGTCCTGTTTGCCGTGAGGATCTTGTTTGCTTGCCTTCTAAAGTTGCTAGCGGCTTGGGGAACCTTGGTCCACTTGTGGTTTGCACAAAAGTCTCTGATAATATCACTCTACTTGATCCGAGAACTCTAAGGTGTGCCTTCTTGGATGCGAGACAGTACTGGAGGTCTGGGTTCCGATCTGCGCTCACCAGTAGACAACTTGTCAAGTACTTTGTGTTTGATGTTGAGCCACCTGTTGGTGAAGCGACTGTTGGTGGGCAAAAGTACGCTCTTTCCTATGTCCAGATTGCCCGTGAATCAGACATTGGTAAGATGTTTTATGTCCAAACTCATCTTGGACACATTCTGAAACCTGGGGATCAAGCTTTGGGTTATGACATCTACGGAGCTAATGTGAACGACAATGAAATGGAGAAATACCGTCTGAGTGTGAAGAATGGGCTTCCTGAAGCAATTCTGATCAAGAAATGTTACGAGGagcagagagagaggaagCAGAAGAAATCCCGTAACTGGAAACTCAAGTCGCTTCCAATGGAAATGGATGATTCAAGAGGCAGGGTTGATCCAGAGAAGACAGACAAAGAATACGAAGAGTTTTTGAGGGATCTTGAAGAAAACCCTGAGCTAAGGTTCAACATATCTTTGTACAGGGACAAGGATTATCAAGCTTCTGAGACTGCTTCAATGACAGATGGAGAAGGTGCACCATCTGTTCCAATTGAAGAGTTGCTTGCTGACCTTGACCTAAGctttgaggaagaagacgatgatgacgAGGACGACATGGCTGCTGAATAA
- a CDS encoding uncharacterized protein (unknown protein; FUNCTIONS IN: molecular_function unknown; INVOLVED IN: biological_process unknown; LOCATED IN: cellular_component unknown; Has 3 Blast hits to 3 proteins in 2 species: Archae - 0; Bacteria - 0; Metazoa - 1; Fungi - 0; Plants - 2; Viruses - 0; Other Eukaryotes - 0 (source: NCBI BLink).) yields the protein MTARLVSIAANKPSPEKIGKKAEPGMEVVGTSSISGILIGEGGKRTKKVTAIDLGGIWVMGGGGNESGRSGGSGGSGGRVKLDGSRKK from the coding sequence ATGACGGCACGATTGGTGAGCATAGCAGCAAACAAGCCATCGCCGGAAAAGATAGGCAAGAAGGCGGAGCCAGGCATGGAGGTGGTGGGCACATCTTCAATCTCTGGGATACTCATCGGAGAAGGAGGTAAAAGGACCAAAAAAGTGACAGCTATAGATCTCGGAGGAATATGGGTGATGGGTGGTGGTGGCAATGAATCTGGCAGATCCGGTGGGTCTGGAGGCTCCGGTGGACGAGTCAAGTTGGACGGCTCCAGAAAAAAGTGA
- a CDS encoding uncharacterized protein (unknown protein; Has 30201 Blast hits to 17322 proteins in 780 species: Archae - 12; Bacteria - 1396; Metazoa - 17338; Fungi - 3422; Plants - 5037; Viruses - 0; Other Eukaryotes - 2996 (source: NCBI BLink).), whose product MAEELPALSSLFEDQESTIVFKPIAYGILSKEFPVIIHDVNLLSYYFHVSPSFIFLF is encoded by the coding sequence ATGGCAGAAGAACTACCAGCACTCTCGTCTTTATTTGAAGACCAAGAGTCGACGATCGTCTTCAAACCGATCGCTTATGGAATCCTCTCGAAGGAGTTTCCGGTTATCATCCATGATGTTAATCTACTCTCTTATTACTTTCATGTTTCCCcttcctttatttttctattttaa
- the RGF8 gene encoding root meristem growth factor (root meristem growth factor 8 (RGF8); FUNCTIONS IN: molecular_function unknown; INVOLVED IN: biological_process unknown; LOCATED IN: endomembrane system; EXPRESSED IN: petal, leaf whorl, sepal, root, flower; EXPRESSED DURING: 4 anthesis, petal differentiation and expansion stage; Has 10 Blast hits to 10 proteins in 5 species: Archae - 0; Bacteria - 0; Metazoa - 0; Fungi - 0; Plants - 10; Viruses - 0; Other Eukaryotes - 0 (source: NCBI BLink).): MKLIRVTLFLCALAILLLVTPTSSLQLKHPYSSPSQGLSKKIVTKMATRKLMIISSEYVMTSTSHEGSSEQLRVTSSGKSKDEEKKLSEEEEEKKALAKYLSMDYRTFRRRRPVHNKALPLDP; this comes from the exons ATGAAGCTAATTAGAGTCACCCTCTTTCTTTGTGCACTAGCCATTTTATTGCTTGTAACTCCAACATCTTCTCTACAACTTAAACATCCCTACTCATCTCCTAGCCAAG GTTTAAGCAAAAAGATTGTTACGAAAATGGCGACGCGAAAGCTCATGATCATCTCTAGTGAATAT GTGATGACATCAACATCTCATGAAGGTTCAAGCGAACAACTTCGAGTCACTTCTTCAG GAAAATCTAaggatgaagagaagaaactaagtgaagaagaagaagagaaaaaagctCTAGCGAAATATCTATCGATGGATTATCGTAcgtttagaagaagaagaccagTTCACAACAAGGCTTTACCTCTTGATCCatga